In Streptomyces canus, one DNA window encodes the following:
- a CDS encoding ADP-ribosylglycohydrolase family protein — protein sequence MTPKNSEIILEDRITGALVGAAVGDALGGPVEGYSPEQILERHAGRVHGIVGPWNGDAWRTARPIAPYHKGDGHVTDDTLMTHALIRVYDRVRDHLDAYAIADHLVPDLMTNPRWIPELEAEALPLQRIFLAEKWLVSRLHYGHVDPREAGVGNIVNCGAAMYMAPVGLVNAANPQAAYAEALDIAGAHQSSYGREAAGVFAAAVAAAATPGATPDSVVTTCLSLAKDGTRTAIEQVCEVATHHTDFESALHPLRKAVAPYDTVGPDYRAPSLGARRPSRLHSIEELPIALAMVLVAAGDYRRSVLGAVNYGRDCDSIATMAGALAGALGSPVPDDWSKTVSEASRLDLWEPAATLTAVTREIFERDVTHRRTHEAAFAELGGPRCSD from the coding sequence ATGACGCCCAAAAACTCAGAAATCATCCTTGAGGACCGGATCACCGGAGCCCTCGTGGGCGCGGCGGTGGGCGACGCCCTCGGCGGTCCCGTCGAGGGCTACTCCCCCGAGCAGATCCTCGAACGTCACGCCGGCCGCGTCCACGGCATCGTCGGCCCCTGGAACGGCGACGCCTGGCGCACCGCCCGCCCCATCGCCCCGTACCACAAGGGCGACGGCCATGTCACCGACGACACCTTGATGACCCACGCCCTGATCAGGGTCTACGACCGGGTCCGCGACCACCTCGACGCCTACGCGATCGCCGACCACCTGGTCCCCGACCTGATGACGAACCCGCGCTGGATCCCGGAACTTGAGGCGGAGGCGCTCCCCCTCCAGCGGATCTTCCTCGCCGAGAAGTGGCTGGTCAGCCGCCTCCACTACGGCCATGTCGACCCCCGGGAGGCGGGCGTCGGCAACATCGTCAACTGCGGTGCGGCGATGTACATGGCACCCGTCGGCCTGGTCAACGCGGCCAACCCGCAGGCCGCCTACGCCGAGGCCCTGGACATCGCGGGCGCCCACCAGTCGTCGTACGGCCGGGAGGCGGCGGGAGTCTTCGCGGCGGCGGTCGCGGCGGCGGCGACACCGGGCGCGACACCGGACTCCGTGGTGACGACCTGCCTCTCCCTGGCGAAGGACGGCACCCGTACCGCGATCGAGCAGGTCTGCGAAGTGGCCACCCACCACACGGACTTCGAGTCGGCACTGCACCCGCTGCGGAAGGCGGTCGCGCCCTACGACACGGTCGGCCCCGACTACCGCGCTCCCTCCCTCGGCGCCCGCCGCCCCTCCCGCCTCCACTCGATCGAGGAACTCCCCATCGCCCTGGCCATGGTGCTCGTGGCCGCGGGCGACTACCGCCGATCGGTCCTCGGCGCGGTGAACTACGGCAGGGACTGCGACTCGATCGCCACGATGGCCGGCGCCCTCGCCGGGGCCCTGGGCTCCCCGGTTCCGGACGACTGGTCCAAAACGGTCTCGGAGGCGAGCCGCCTGGACCTGTGGGAACCGGCAGCGACGCTGACGGCCGTGACCCGGGAGATCTTCGAGAGGGACGTGACCCACCGCAGGACCCACGAGGCGGCCTTCGCGGAACTCGGAGGCCCGAGATGCTCCGACTGA
- a CDS encoding VIT1/CCC1 transporter family protein: MAIIDIEAPLHEAHRDNHTHRDVNGGWLRPAVFGAMDGLVSNLALMTGVAGGAVGQNTIVLTGLAGLAAGAFSMAAGEYTSVASQRELVEAELDVERRELRKHPQDEEAELAALYVGRGVEPELAREVARQLSKDPEQALEIHAREELGIDPSDLPSPLVAAVSSFGSFALGALLPVLPYLLGATALWPALLLALVGLFACGAVVARVTARTWWYSGLRQLALGSAAAGVTYALGSLFGTAVG; encoded by the coding sequence ATGGCCATCATCGACATCGAGGCGCCACTGCACGAGGCGCACCGGGACAACCACACGCACCGCGATGTGAACGGCGGCTGGCTCAGGCCCGCCGTCTTCGGTGCCATGGACGGACTGGTCTCCAACCTCGCCCTGATGACCGGAGTCGCCGGCGGGGCCGTCGGACAGAACACCATCGTGTTGACCGGACTCGCGGGGCTCGCCGCCGGTGCCTTCTCCATGGCCGCCGGTGAGTACACCTCCGTCGCCTCCCAGCGCGAGCTCGTCGAGGCCGAGCTGGACGTGGAGCGCCGAGAGCTGCGGAAGCACCCCCAGGACGAGGAGGCCGAACTCGCGGCCCTGTACGTAGGCCGGGGTGTCGAGCCCGAGCTGGCGCGCGAGGTCGCGCGGCAGTTGTCGAAGGACCCCGAGCAGGCCCTGGAGATCCATGCCCGCGAGGAGCTCGGGATCGACCCGAGCGACCTGCCCTCGCCGCTCGTCGCCGCCGTGTCCAGCTTCGGGTCCTTCGCCCTGGGCGCCCTGCTGCCCGTACTGCCGTATCTGCTCGGGGCGACCGCCCTGTGGCCCGCCCTGCTGCTCGCTCTCGTCGGGCTGTTCGCGTGCGGTGCCGTCGTGGCCAGGGTGACCGCGCGGACCTGGTGGTACAGCGGACTCCGGCAGCTCGCTCTGGGAAGTGCGGCGGCCGGTGTGACGTACGCCCTGGGCAGTTTGTTCGGAACGGCCGTAGGATAG
- a CDS encoding ADP-ribosylglycohydrolase family protein has product MLRLTWVQPEDLIGHELRQAAQDGREPSAVAARWRAAGGKEAPAGAGASAEPASRYLRQLAEDLLDELADLPSTLADHEPTDLATIKDRCRAWPSPTPAAPPTPAAPPTKAGLEAAWLGRAVGCLLGKPVEKLPLEAIRQLAGSTGNWPLTTYFTAKGVPADLLAAHPWNRRSATTSLAENIDGMPEDDDLNYPLLNLLLLQRHGRRFTTTDVAGLWLAELPAGRTFTAERLAYRNLLQGLEPPRTARHRNPFREWIGALIRADVHGWTNPGDPAAAAEQAHRDATLTHTANGVYAAMFTAAVIARATTTPDIHTCLRTGLTVIPPNSRLAKAITHAVQLAERHDDFDKVVDALHATHAATHHWVHSIPNTALIAAALTHANGDFTGSVCRAVSGGWDTDSNGATTGSIAGLLAGAPDHLPDRWTTPLKNRLATSVADFNGTGFDTLAHLTQREAARP; this is encoded by the coding sequence ATGCTCCGACTGACCTGGGTCCAGCCGGAGGACCTCATCGGCCACGAACTCCGCCAGGCGGCGCAGGACGGCAGGGAGCCGTCGGCGGTCGCGGCGAGGTGGAGAGCGGCGGGAGGCAAGGAGGCGCCGGCAGGAGCGGGCGCCTCCGCGGAGCCCGCGTCCAGGTACCTGCGGCAGCTGGCGGAAGACCTGCTGGACGAACTGGCGGATCTTCCCAGCACGTTGGCGGACCATGAGCCCACCGACCTCGCGACGATCAAGGATCGCTGCCGGGCGTGGCCGTCGCCCACCCCCGCTGCACCCCCCACCCCCGCGGCACCCCCCACCAAGGCCGGTCTGGAAGCGGCCTGGCTGGGCCGAGCCGTGGGCTGCCTCCTGGGCAAACCGGTGGAGAAGCTCCCTCTGGAAGCCATCCGCCAACTCGCCGGATCAACCGGCAACTGGCCCCTCACCACCTACTTCACGGCCAAGGGCGTCCCGGCGGACCTCCTCGCCGCCCATCCCTGGAACCGCCGCTCGGCAACCACCTCCCTCGCCGAGAACATCGACGGCATGCCCGAGGACGACGACCTCAACTACCCCCTCCTGAACCTCCTGTTGCTGCAACGTCACGGCAGGCGCTTCACCACCACGGACGTGGCCGGACTCTGGCTGGCCGAGCTCCCCGCCGGCCGCACCTTCACCGCCGAACGCCTCGCCTACCGCAACCTCCTCCAGGGCCTGGAGCCCCCGAGAACGGCCCGCCACCGCAACCCCTTCCGCGAATGGATCGGCGCCCTCATCCGCGCGGACGTCCACGGCTGGACCAATCCCGGCGACCCGGCCGCCGCGGCCGAACAGGCCCACCGGGACGCCACCCTCACCCACACGGCGAACGGCGTCTACGCGGCGATGTTCACGGCGGCGGTGATCGCCCGGGCGACGACGACCCCCGACATCCACACCTGCCTCCGCACCGGCCTCACCGTGATCCCCCCGAACTCCCGACTGGCGAAAGCGATCACCCACGCGGTCCAACTCGCCGAGCGGCACGACGACTTCGACAAGGTCGTGGACGCACTCCACGCCACCCACGCGGCCACCCACCACTGGGTCCACTCGATCCCCAACACCGCGCTGATCGCCGCCGCCCTCACCCACGCGAACGGCGACTTCACCGGCTCCGTCTGCAGAGCGGTCAGCGGCGGCTGGGACACCGACTCCAACGGCGCCACCACGGGCAGCATCGCCGGACTCCTGGCCGGGGCCCCCGACCACCTCCCCGACCGCTGGACCACCCCCCTCAAGAACCGTCTGGCCACCTCCGTCGCCGACTTCAACGGCACCGGCTTCGACACCCTGGCCCATCTCACCCAACGGGAGGCTGCTCGCCCATGA
- a CDS encoding ADP-ribosylglycohydrolase family protein, whose translation MRPPGPWAETPDPTSTRNGPGPTAPPPHSHTTDRPTACTTTAPTTCSTTAPPTTTGPAEPASTAKPLEPAAADGEFAPQGPPAPDYESRTGGAGGNTKAEGGAEAGKRVQGLLLGLAAGDAAGWPAARHRAARMPDWTRRLTRELDTFAEQNATTTLPVPIALNQPPEPLRLGPSDDAEWAAFTAEALLKAGTGTPLGNLTGERRTRAAIDLTWNALAAEVAAAAHRAPEIESAVLPLRARISVRAGLGNLATGLRPPATGHDNPHYFDDAACIRACVLAVAHPGDPRLAADLAEFDARYTQDGDGIHGARAMAAAVSLALVGTPVEACVAAALTELPEETEIGRNARHALHLARSADTAFALIPALEHEIVDHVYSYGIAAAETVPVALALAGAAQGRIAEAIPAAACLSRVADSAPALVGALTGALGGADAIPATWRNTCRKLSGCALPRLTGTDLVELAELLVAAQPPLPGG comes from the coding sequence ATGAGGCCGCCGGGCCCCTGGGCGGAGACCCCGGACCCCACGTCCACACGGAACGGCCCCGGCCCGACGGCCCCACCGCCCCACTCCCACACCACAGACCGACCGACCGCCTGCACCACGACGGCGCCGACCACGTGCAGCACCACGGCCCCGCCGACCACCACCGGCCCCGCCGAACCCGCGTCCACGGCGAAGCCGCTCGAACCCGCGGCCGCCGACGGTGAGTTCGCCCCGCAGGGGCCACCCGCACCTGACTACGAAAGTCGCACCGGTGGTGCGGGTGGGAACACAAAGGCCGAAGGCGGAGCCGAGGCCGGAAAGAGAGTCCAGGGACTCCTCCTCGGCCTGGCCGCAGGCGACGCCGCCGGCTGGCCCGCCGCCCGCCACAGAGCCGCCCGCATGCCCGACTGGACCCGCCGCCTCACCCGCGAACTCGACACCTTCGCCGAACAGAACGCCACCACCACCCTCCCCGTCCCCATCGCCCTCAACCAACCCCCCGAACCCCTCCGCCTCGGCCCCTCCGACGACGCCGAATGGGCGGCCTTCACCGCGGAGGCCCTCCTCAAGGCAGGCACCGGCACCCCCCTCGGCAACCTGACCGGGGAACGCCGTACGAGAGCCGCCATCGACCTCACCTGGAACGCCCTCGCCGCCGAAGTGGCCGCCGCGGCGCATCGCGCCCCCGAGATCGAGTCCGCCGTCCTCCCCCTCCGCGCCCGTATCTCCGTGCGAGCGGGGCTCGGCAACCTCGCCACCGGACTGCGTCCACCCGCCACCGGTCACGACAACCCGCACTACTTCGACGACGCGGCCTGCATCAGAGCCTGTGTCCTCGCCGTCGCCCACCCCGGCGACCCCCGACTCGCCGCGGACCTGGCCGAGTTCGACGCCCGCTACACCCAGGACGGAGACGGCATCCACGGAGCACGGGCGATGGCCGCGGCCGTCTCCCTGGCCCTGGTCGGCACCCCCGTCGAGGCCTGCGTGGCAGCCGCCCTCACCGAACTCCCCGAAGAGACGGAGATCGGCCGCAACGCCCGCCACGCCCTGCACCTCGCCCGGTCCGCCGACACCGCCTTCGCCCTGATCCCCGCCCTGGAACACGAGATCGTCGACCACGTCTACAGCTACGGCATCGCGGCCGCCGAAACCGTCCCCGTGGCCCTGGCGCTGGCCGGCGCCGCACAGGGCCGTATCGCCGAGGCGATCCCCGCCGCGGCCTGCCTGTCCCGGGTCGCCGACTCGGCCCCCGCTCTGGTGGGCGCGCTGACCGGGGCACTGGGCGGCGCCGACGCGATCCCCGCCACCTGGCGGAACACCTGCCGGAAACTCTCCGGCTGCGCCCTCCCCCGCCTCACCGGCACGGACCTCGTGGAACTCGCCGAACTCCTGGTAGCCGCACAACCGCCCCTCCCAGGAGGATGA
- a CDS encoding ADP-ribosylglycohydrolase family protein has product MASIACIPPVPAPEDATGLRERARGALLGLAVGDALGAPAENMKPSEIRARWGRIEGYVLDEPAGTDDTEYTIFSGLLLARHGSALTSSHVEAAWHEWIADRDEGPFRGAGFSERGTLENLRRGLAAPISAQHRHAWSDGLAMRAAPFGVFAAGRPAEAARLVAIDGSVSHDGEGIYGGQAVAAGVAAAMAGAPTVVVVASALAVIPDDSWTARSLRRAVAVAHRGERAVRSAVVIGGYPWTDLAPEAVALAFGAYAAADGDFREAVLTAVNMGRDADTTAAVAGALAGATRGASAIPTDWASAIGPARGSCLPSMAGHHVLDVAELLVPGEDKKWATTGLTRRPWPPPDPDAFTLAADGAAGADE; this is encoded by the coding sequence ATGGCATCGATCGCCTGCATTCCCCCGGTCCCGGCGCCCGAGGACGCCACCGGACTCCGCGAGCGGGCCCGCGGCGCCCTGCTGGGCCTGGCGGTCGGGGACGCCCTGGGAGCCCCCGCCGAGAACATGAAGCCGTCGGAGATCCGCGCCCGCTGGGGCCGGATCGAGGGCTATGTGCTGGACGAGCCGGCCGGCACGGACGACACCGAGTACACGATCTTCTCCGGTCTGCTCCTCGCCCGGCACGGCTCGGCCCTCACGTCGTCCCATGTGGAGGCGGCCTGGCACGAGTGGATCGCGGACCGCGACGAGGGCCCGTTCCGGGGTGCGGGCTTCAGCGAGCGGGGCACGCTGGAGAACCTGCGCCGCGGCCTGGCGGCCCCCATCTCGGCCCAGCACCGCCACGCCTGGAGTGACGGCCTGGCCATGCGGGCGGCCCCCTTCGGCGTCTTCGCGGCGGGCCGACCCGCGGAGGCGGCCCGCCTGGTGGCGATCGACGGCTCGGTGAGCCATGACGGCGAGGGCATCTACGGCGGCCAGGCGGTGGCGGCGGGAGTGGCGGCCGCGATGGCGGGCGCCCCCACGGTCGTGGTCGTCGCGTCCGCGCTGGCGGTGATCCCGGACGACAGCTGGACGGCCCGGTCCCTGCGCCGAGCCGTGGCCGTGGCGCACCGGGGCGAAAGAGCGGTCCGCTCCGCGGTGGTGATCGGCGGCTACCCGTGGACCGACCTGGCCCCGGAGGCGGTGGCCCTGGCCTTCGGCGCGTACGCGGCGGCCGACGGCGACTTCCGCGAGGCGGTCCTGACGGCGGTGAACATGGGGAGAGACGCGGACACGACGGCGGCGGTGGCGGGGGCCCTGGCGGGAGCGACGAGGGGAGCGTCGGCGATCCCGACCGACTGGGCGTCGGCGATCGGCCCGGCGAGAGGCAGCTGCCTCCCCTCCATGGCAGGCCATCACGTACTGGACGTGGCGGAGTTGCTGGTGCCGGGCGAGGACAAGAAGTGGGCCACGACCGGCCTCACCCGTCGACCATGGCCACCTCCGGACCCGGACGCCTTCACCCTGGCGGCGGACGGCGCCGCGGGAGCGGACGAATGA